The segment ACTTGGATGAAGCGCCGGATTCATTGCCGGATTCCCGTGAACAGAAAGAAGAGATCGAACAGATTCAGGACTCCGGTGGTTTGTACGCAGTGGTGAAGGTGGACGGGATCATCGCAGGCACTGCCCGGTTGAGACGAGGCTCCCGGGGGGTCAGTGACCATACGGCAACCTTTCGCACCTGGCTCATCCCGGGATATCGTGGCATGGGCTTGGGAAAGAAGTTGATGGAGTATACGATCGACTGGGCCCAGGCCAACGGGTTGGAAAAAATCAACCTGGACGTCTGGTCCAATAACGACCGGGCCATTCGGCTGTATCGCAAATATGGATTCCGTCTGGAGGGACGCCGTCGCCGGCAAGCGATTCTGAATGGAGAATATGTGGATGAAATTTTTATGTCCCGTTTTCTTTGAAGGCGCTGAGATTTTTTTGCCAAATCATCGTATCCATAATCCATACAGGATCAGGGCCACTCCGATCCCGAACCAGGCACCGAAAAACACCTCAATGGGTTGATGCCCCAGGATCTCTTTCAACTTCACTCCGGTTTCGTGGCGGGACTTGTGCTTGATATGACGAAGCTCCTCCATCAATTGTGTGAAATCCTGCGCCAACCGGTTTAAGACTTGTGCCTGCATCCCCGCCTGGCGGCGGACACCGGTGGCATCATACATCACAATGATCGCAAGGATGGTGGTTACCGCAAACAGGGGGGAACCCCATCCCTCCCAGAGCCCGACGGCGGTGGCGAGGGAGGTGACGGCGGCCGTATGGCCGCTGGGCATGCCACCGGTGTTAAAGAGCCAGGTCCAATCCCATTTGCGGGTGATGCTGAAATTCCAGGGTACTTTGAGGCATTGGGCCAGGGTGATCGCTGTCAATGAGGCCCAGAGTGGATAGTTGTCCAATATAGAAGTATAATACATCGTCCGTTGCCGTCCTTTCAGGGATAAACCTCGGGAAGCGTTTGTGTGAGTTGTCGCGGGCATCGAGGCCCCACAGGCCGCGTGGTACCCGCTGTCTCCTCCCAAGCCAAAAGTTGAAAACACTGTGGGATATAATGAATTGTACCACAAAAGAACCAGCTTTTTGTCACTTCCTGTCCGTCACCCCT is part of the Kroppenstedtia eburnea genome and harbors:
- a CDS encoding GNAT family N-acetyltransferase — translated: MPVTSFQEKRTYRVNGHRVVIRQAKREDAPELRKRLARVIREKVYLDEAPDSLPDSREQKEEIEQIQDSGGLYAVVKVDGIIAGTARLRRGSRGVSDHTATFRTWLIPGYRGMGLGKKLMEYTIDWAQANGLEKINLDVWSNNDRAIRLYRKYGFRLEGRRRRQAILNGEYVDEIFMSRFL
- a CDS encoding divergent PAP2 family protein codes for the protein MYYTSILDNYPLWASLTAITLAQCLKVPWNFSITRKWDWTWLFNTGGMPSGHTAAVTSLATAVGLWEGWGSPLFAVTTILAIIVMYDATGVRRQAGMQAQVLNRLAQDFTQLMEELRHIKHKSRHETGVKLKEILGHQPIEVFFGAWFGIGVALILYGLWIR